The genomic region GCAAAGAGACGGTGCAAAATATTTTGGTGCTGCGTTTCGCCAACGCCATTTTCGAGCCGATCTGGAATCGCAACTACGTCGATCACGTGCAAATCACCGTCGCCGAAACCGTCGGCGTTGGCCATCGTGCCGGGTATTATGAAAAATCCGGCGTGCTGCGCGACATGTTTCAAAATCATCTGCTGCAACTGCTGACGCTGATCGCGATGGAACCGCCGGCGATTTACGAAGCCGACGCGCTGCGCAACGAAAAAGTCAAGGTCTTGAGCGCGATCCGCTGGCCGAGTGAAAAGGATTTGGCGCAGCACACGGTGCGCGCGCAATATGAAGGCTACCGCAGCGAGCCCGGCGTCGATAAAAATTCGACAACGCCAACTTATGCCGCGCTGCAGCTTTTCGTCGACAACTGGCGCTGGCAGGGTGTGCCGTTTTATATGCGCTCCGGCAAAAATATGCCGGATAAAATTTCCGACATCACGATTCAATTTCGCCGGCCGCCGCATCAGCTTTTCGGCGCCAGAGCCGGCCTTGCGACCAATCACCTCAGCATTCGCGTGCAGCCTGACGAAGGCCTGCATCTGCGCTTCGCCGCGAAGACGCCGGACAAGGGCATGGAGATGCAGCCGGTGGATATGGAATTTCATTACAAAACTTCTTTCAAGGAAACGGCGATACCGGAGGCGTACGAACGTTTGCTGCTCGATGCGCTGAACGGCGACGCGGCTTTGTTCGCGCGCAGCGACGAGATCGAATACGCCTGGAAGATCATCGACGCGATTCACGCCGGCTGGGAGGGTCCGCAAGCGCCACCGATGTTGAGTTATAAAATCGGAAGCTGGGGCCCGGAAGCCGCCGAGGCCATGTTGGCGCGCGACGGACGCAGTTGGGCGCACAATAGCGGTGAGCACAAGAGGTGATGCGTAAAAGCGCAATGTATAATTTACGTTTTACGCATTACGTCTTTAAACATTTGACCAAACTCTCAAGACAAAAATGCGCGCAACAAAAATTTTTTTCGCTGGCGCTGATGTCGTTTTGATCGGGGTGCGGGATTTGGACCCGCAGGAAAAGGAGTTGTTGAGAGAAAACCGCATCGGCATTTACTCGATGCGCGAGATTGACGAACGCGGGATTGCGGCGGTGGTGCGCGAGGCGCTGGTGTGTTTGCAGCATTTGCCGCGTCTGCACGTGAGTCTCGATCTGGATTGCCTCGATCCGATGGAGGCGCCGGGGGTCGGCACGCCGGTCGCCGGTGGCCTCTCGTATCGCGAAGCGCATTTGCTCATGGAAATTCTTGCCGACACCGGTCGCGCCGGTTCGATCGACGTGGTGGAGATCAACCCGATTTTGGATGAAAGAAATCACACAGCCGAGATCGCCGCGGAGTTGCTGGCGTCTTTGTTGGGGAAGTCGATTTTGTAAAAATTGTCATTGACTCTTTCATCGTCAATATTTATCTTGAGGGCAGATCAAATCAGAGTTCAATCCATGCCGATGACAGTTGGTTTATATAAAAAACTGGAAGAAGTGGAGCCGCAATTAAGAGGGGTTCTTTTTGCCATTCTCGAAGAGATCGAGCAGCAAAGAGAAAAAACGGTTACGAAAAGCGAGTTTAATGACCTTAGGGAAGTCGTAAAAGAGCTGGCGGAGGCGCAGAAACAAACTGAAAAAAGAGTCAACGAGTTGGCGGAGGCGCAGAAACAAACCGAAAAAACAGTCAATGAGCTGGCGGAGGCCCAGAAACAAACCGAAAAAAGAGTCAACGAACTCACGGAGGCCCAGAAACAAACCGAAAAAAGAGTCAACGAGTTGGCGGAGGCGCAGAAACAAACTGAAAACAGGTTGGGCAGATTGGAAGCGGTCGTAGCCGAGTTGGCCGCGGTCCAAAAGCAGATGTTGAACAGACTTGATAGATTGGAAATAATTGTCGGCCAACTGACGCAAAGTATCAAAGATTTAGTTGAAGAGCATGGCAAAATAAGAACCGAATTGGGCGGCATCAGCACGACTGTTGGATTTGTTTTGGAAGACAGGGCCTATAAAGCTTTGCCGGCGCTTTTGAAGCAGGAATTTGGGCTCGAAATTCAGGGCAGGCTCGTACGAAAGTATGTCAGGGATAAAAAAGGTGAGCAAATTGAGGTGAATATTATCGGCGAAGCCACGCGGAATGGAAATCATTTCGTCATTGTCGGTGAATCCAAGGCGCAGCTTTCCAGGAATAAAATCGAAGAGTTTTTACACAAAAAACTGAAACGCCTTGAAGGTGTCTTTCAGGGTGAACTTTTCCCGATTATGGTGACGCATATGATATCGCAGCCGGATGTGGAAGAAATTGCCTTGCAGCATGGAATCAAGCGGGTTTTCTACTCGTACGAGTTTTAGTCGCATCCAGTCGTATTAACCATTAAATTGATCAGGACAATTATGGCTACCACGGTAGAAACTGAAATGCCCCCCATCGCTCTGACGTCGCCAAAAAAGAAAGGTTATTCCCACGGCCGATTTCCAGAACGTGAGTTGCACCCAGAAGCTCGTACCAACTTAACGATCGAAGAGGCGGAAGCACTGGCTGATGGGCGCTCTTTCGAGCTGATCGACGGAAGGATGGTTTTTAAAATGCCGGATCGCAAACATTCCGATATTCAAGACATTTTGCACGGAGAACTCTATCTTTATTTTAAAAAAAATCCCATTGGCAAAGCATTGCCGGAATTCAGCCTCCGTCTTTGGCCGGAAAAGAAACGAGAGCTGCGGACGCCGGACATCGCCGTCTTGCTGAATGAAAATCTGCAGGGAATTGAAAAGTACGCCACGCGCGCACCGGATCTGGCAATAGAAATCGTCTCGGATGATGACAAGGTTGCTGCGGTGTTTGCCAAAGCGCGATTGTATTTAGATAAAGGCAGCCGGGTGGTGTGGATTGTTTTTCCCACTGAAAAAAGCGTTGTCGTTATGACGGCAACCGAACGGCGATGGGAATCGAATACGCTTACCTGTCCTGAGCTTTTGCCGGGGTTTCGCATTAAAGTGGCTGACATCTTTTCCTGGCCGAAGCAAAAGTCTTTTCGTTCGAAAAAACAAACACGAAGGCTGCGCCTGTAAGGTAAACTTGTAAATATGCAAAAATTCGTCACTCAGGGTGCAGGGTTTTGCATATTTTTGTTTCCTTAAACTTTACTAAGCACACTTCTTATAAATTATTTAACAATTTTATAAATAAAAACTTAATCATCATAATTTTTTTATGACTTTGTGGGTGGTAAAGTGTTTGCATACTTTACAGAGCCTAAACTTCGGTCGCGCTTTCTTGCCTTAATATGCAGTCTCGGCTGTACCCATCAGTTTTTGAAACTGTCAACGCATGGGCAGATTTTTAGGACCTGCCACGTGTAGGATTTCTCTTGCCAGGCGATAGAACATTGCATCGGTCTTCAGATCTCGGAAGAGATTTTGAATATAAAGACGTCCTTATTTGAGAAAGCAAAATTGAATTGCAAACTTGCGCAGAGTCAGTTCAATCTGCCGGGTTGAGTGTTCAACTTTCAAAAAAGAGGAGGTCCGATGTAATATTTCTTACCTCAGGTTCACACCATTTGTTGAAAGCATTTTATAATTGACTCAACCGTCGGGGCTTGGCCTTTGCGGTGCAGCCTTTGCGGTTGACCGTGTTAACTTTTCACGCAGGAGGGTAATGGTTATGATGGGTAAAACCTTGAGATTTCTCGCCGGCATCGCGCTCTTTCCGGTTCTGGTTCTGGCTCAAGACGCCACGATCACCGGAAAAGTGACCGATGCGGCCGGGAATCCGCTGCCAGGGGCAAACGTCATTTTGGAACTGACCAACTTGGGCGCCGCGACGGATGCCAATGGCAATTATCACTTTACCGTGCCGGCCAAGGCGGTGAAGGGCCAAAAAGTCAGATTGACGGCCCGCTTTGTCGGCTATCGCAGTCGCAGTGAAGATTTTAATTTGCAGGCGGGCGCCATCAGCAAGGATTTTGCGCTGCCGCAAGATGTGCTGGATTTGGACGCCATTATCGTGACCGGCGTGCTTGAAGAAACGCCCAAAACAAAGATGGCCTTTTCCGTGTCGCATGTGAGCGATGAAGCCTTGAAACAGGTGCCGGCTTCGTCTCCTGAAGCGGCGTTGTACGGCAAGGTGCCCGGGGTGCGCATCGTGCGCGGCACCGGCCAACCCGGCACCGCGGCTTCGATTCAACTGCGCGCACCAACCAGCATCAACACCAGCGGGCGCTCGGCAGACCCCCTGTATATTGTTGATGGGGTGGTGATCGATCCTTCGGTTTCGGGCAGCCCGCTGACGGATATTCCGGCTGATGACATCGAAAACATCGAGGTGGTAAAAGGCGCTTCGGGCGCCTCGGTTTACGGCTCGCGCGCGGCCAACGGCGTGGTGCGCATCACCACCAAGCGCGGCAACAAGCTCGGCCTCGATCAAACCAAAATCACCGTGCGCAATGAATTTGGCAAAAGCTCCCTTGAAAACAAAATCAAGTTGAACCAGCATCATAACTATAAAATTGCCACGACCTCCTACACCGATTCAAGGGGTGTGGCGGTCACCCCCGGCGATTTTGTTGATGCCAACGGCAACTGGCTTGACCCGCGTTTGCCCACCCGCGCCGAAGATCTCTTTGCCACCGGCATTTCGTTTTACGACAAGCCTTACAAATACGTCTCAACCGGCGCCGCCAAAGACGCGGCCGGCCGCCTGATCTCTCCGCGTGATGCCAATGGCAACATCATTCCTCCCACGTTGTTGAGCGCGCCTTTTGATCACATGGAGCGGTTTTTCGACCCCGGCACCTTCATGTCCAACACCATCTCGGTCAGCCGAAATATGGAGAATACCAATTTCAGTGTCAGCTTCGGCAACCGCACCGAGGGCGGCGTCATCACCGGCATCGACGGTTTGAATCGCAAGAACGTTCGGGTGGCGTTGGACCATAAGATTCGCCGCTCCCTCTCGGTTGGCCTGAGTGGTTTATACACGATCACCAACCGGGATTTGATTTCCAGTTCCTACGACGGCCTTTTTAGCCTCACCTTTATGGCACCGGACGCGAATTTGGAGTTGATCAATCCCGCTACCGGCCGGCTTTATATCCAGCCGGATCCCACTTCGGTTGAAGAAAATCCATTGTATTATACCCGATACAATGATCGTGACGATCAACGCAAGCGTATTTTGGGCAGTTTCAACCTGCGTTACGACCCGGTGGATTGGTTCAATGTCGAAGGCAATTTGAGCTTTGACCGCTCTGACCGCAACAACGAGATGTTCTGGCCGATCGGTTATGAAGCCATTCCCAATGCTACAGAATACACCGGCCGCTATATCAAAGGCAATTTTGCCGATCAAGCCTTGAATGGCGGCATGACGGCATCATTCTCGCGGCGTTTTGGCGCGTTGATCCTACGCGCCAAGGCCCAAGGTGTGTTTGAGCGTACCGAGTATGACGCCACGAGCGCAGACGGCGCCAAGTTGGCGGTTCAGGGTGTACGAAATCTTGGGGCGACGGGTCAGGATACGCGCTCAACGGGCTCCCAATTCGAGCAAGTCCGTTCCAGTGGTTATTCCGGCATCCTGTCCTTCGATTATAAAGACCGTTATATCGGTGACGTGCATGTTCGGCGCGACGGCAGTTCGCTCTTCGGTGAAGACGATAGATGGCACACGTACTACCGCGCCAGCGCCGCCTATCGGATTTCGCAGGAAAATTTCTGGTTTCTGCCCTTCTTTGAAGAGTTCAAGCTGCGCGGCTCTTATGGCACCGCCGGCGGCCGGCCGAATTTCTTCGCCCGTTACGAAACCTGGTCAGTGGGCGGCGGCGCAGTCACAAAGCTGAATTTGGGCAACAAGCTGCTGCGGCCGGAATTCGCTAAGGAACTGGAGTTGGGTGTCGACACCGCCTTCTTGAACCGCTTTACGCTCGACGTGACTTACGCCCGTTCAAACGTTGATGACCAAATTCTCTTTGTGCCGCTTCCTGGCTACGCCGGCTATCGTAACCAATGGCAAAACGCCGGGACATTAAAAACCAATACCATCGAAGCCAGCTTGAATGCCGCCATTTTGCGCAGCAGGAGCTTCGATTGGAAGGTTGGCGTGAATTTTGACCGCACCCGGCAGAAGATTGCCAAGCTCAATATTCCGGAATATCGCACCGGACCTTTCCAGATTCGTCAAGGCGAGTCGATTGGCGCGATGTTTGGCGACCGCTGGATTCGCAGCCTGGATGAGCTGCCGCCGGGCCTGCCGCGCGATCAATTCAATGTCAACGACGACGGCTACGTGGTCTGGGTCGGCGCGGGAAAAACTTTTCGTGACGGCATTGCCCAAAAGTTGTGGGGCACCTCCACAACACTCACGGATGAACGCAAAGTCAACCACACGTTTCGCTGGGGTATTCCGATCAAATTCAGCGAACCGGTTTTTGACCGTCAAGGCAACTTTCTGCGGTATTCAAATTACGTGAAAATCGGCGAAACCCAGCCGGATTTCAATCTCGGTTTTCACAGTGATTTCCGTTGGAAGAACGTCCATGTCTATACCGTTCTCGACGCGCAGATTGGCGGAGACATTTACAACCAAACGGTGCAGTGGGGGTTGCGCGAGAATAAACTTGGCATCGTCGATCAAGCCGGCAAGCCGGATGAACTGAAGAAACCCGGGCTTTATTATCAGGTGCTCTACAATGTCAACGCCACCAACAGCCATTTCGTCGAAGACGGCACTTATTTGAAGCTGCGCGAACTGGCGGTCACCTATACCTTCCAGCAGAAAGCCTTGTCCCGTGTTTTTGGCGGGTTAATGGAGAGGCTTTCCATTGGGGTGGTCGGCCGCAATTTGCTGACCTTTACCGATTACACCGGCTATGATCCCGAAACGGGCAGCAACGCTTTCTCGATTGGCAACGCCGCGGTGGCGCGCATCGATGATTTCGGTTATCCGAATTTCCGTACCCTCACCGGCATTATCGAGTTTGATTTTTAACATTGACCGTCCGGGCGCACCGTAGCGTCCGGACGGCTATTTACTTTTGGAGGCAATATGAAGAACAAAATTTCCTATCTGGTATTGACGCTCCTGGCGGTGGCGTTGCTGGTCTTCTTGAGCTGCCAAGACCTGGAGGTCGTGAATATCAACCAGCCTGATGAGGATCGCGCCATCGCCTCGCCTTCGGATGTCGAAGCGTTGATTAGCGGTTCGTTTCGGAGTTGGTTTCAAATCCATGCGTTTTGGGGAATCGAACACTTGAGCGTGACCGCTGATGCCCTTACCTGCTCGTGGGGCAATTATGCGATGCGCGACATGTCCTCCGAGCCGCGCGTGGCTTTCGACAACACCACCAGTTACACTTATATCGGCGCCATTGAAGAGCCATGGTACCGATCATACCGCGCCATTTCCTCGGCAAACGACGGCCTGCGCGCCATTGCCGGTGGCTTGCAAATCGGTGACAAAGGCGCCGACACCCCTCGCGCCAAGGCCTTTGCCAAAATGGTACAAGGCTTGGCTCACGGCTACTTGGCTTGCTTTTTCGATCGTGCCTTCGTCTATGATGAAACCATTGACATCAATACGACCAAGCTGGAGCTGAAAAATTATAAGGATGTCGGCGCGGCGGCGGTCAAAATGTTGGAAGATGCCATCGCCATTATGGAAGCCAACGCCTTCACCACGCCGGAAAGCTGGATCAACGGCGTCAAATACACCAATGTGGAATTGGCGCAAGTGGCCCATTCGTATGCCGCGCGTTATTTGGCGCAAGTGGCGCGTACCCCGGCGGAGCGCGCCACGGTGGATTGGAACCGCGTCAAAGCCCATGCTGAAAAAGGCGTGACCAAGGCCTTTGCTCCCAAGGGTGATGGCAGCGAGGGTAACTGGCATCATTCCCTGCAGCGCTTTCACAACGACCGTGGCGCAAGTTGGGCACGCTTGGATTATAAGATGATCGGTCCCTCCGACAAATCCGGCAGATACCAAACCTGGCTCAATACCCCTGTGGCCTCGCGTAACGAGTTCGACATGGATACCGATGACAAGCGCTTGTGGGATGGCACGGTGTCTGCTACCGGCAGGCAAAATCCGGGAAAATACGCCGGCAACTGGGGCAACTCGCCCTTCCCGGTTGCCCGCGGCACTTATCATTATTCACGGTATGGTTATTACCGGTATGAGAATTTTTCCAAGAGCGGCTACACAGATTTCATGCCGGTTTTCCTGCCGGCGGAAAATGATCTCCTCATTGCCGAAGCCCTGTTGTGGACCGGCGGCAGTCTGGACCAAGTGGCGACTTTGATCAACAAAACTCGTGTTGCCAACGGCGGTTATCCTGCGGCGACTGCGGCCGCCGGCAAAGGCGAGGTTACCCAAAAGCGCGACCCCAAGGCCGGCGCCACCTTGTGGCAAATGTTGAAATATGAAAAGCATTTGGAAGTTCTCATGACCGGTGCGGGTCTCGAATATTTCGACAACCGCGGCTGGGGCGATTTGGTGACCAATACGCCGATTCATTGGCCGATTCCGGCGAAGGAGCTTTTGGTTCTGCAACAAGAACTCTACACCTTTGGTGGTGGCGGCGTGGGTTCGGCCCCCAAGCGCAATCGCCTGCCGTCCCTGCGTCTCGAATAACATTCAGGCCAGCTTGATGAGTGAGCCTGGTCGAAATTGATTTAAAATCAGAAAGGCCATCCCAGGTTTCGCGGCGGGATGGCCTTTCTTGCTTAGCGTCGGCAGTCTTTTGTCAATTTAAGGAAGAATTGAGTTGGGAAAAATGTTTTGTCCCCCAATTCTTTTGCCTTTCAACACGTGCCTGAATTTTTTCACCTATTAACGAAACGCTGGAAAATCCGCCATGATCAAAATTTTTTACCATCTGGCGTTCAGCCTGGCCTGGCTCGTTCTCATCTCCTGCGCCGGCGGCTCGGCGCAAAAAACCCGCGATGCCGGCAACAAATACAGCGCCGCCCTCGGCCTGGCGTCGACGTATGATTTTAACGACATTACGCGCAAAGCTTTCGACAAATATCAATTTCAAGTCGAGCGTTACGTCGAAAGCGGCGACCGCATTTATCTGGAAACGCAATGGAAGCTGCGCCGGCTTTTCGAGGATGAGCAGGCGCAGGGCGTGGTCGAGGCGCAGTCCCGTATCATTATGGAGACGCGGCCGCGCATTCGCAGTGGCAGCGAGACCAAATTGAGCACGGTACATTTTACCGCGGAAAACAAAGTCCTGTTGGCTAATTCCGGTATGTGGGTAAATGCGCCAATGAGCCCCCTATGCCGCGAATACTTCAAAAATTTTGCCGAAGAGCTACGCACCACCTTCAGCGCCTCGATGCGGAGGTATTAGCTCTGATGATTCCTAATGGCCAACCGTATTTATTCGGAGCAATGGCGCTGCTTTTTATTTTTGCAGCCGGCTGCAGTGCACCGGAGCATGAAAACGGCGCACGCAAAGCGGCAACGGCAACTTTCTTCACTGAGATCACGGAACAAGCCAGGTTGAATTTTGTGCACGACGCGGGAGTGGATGGCAGCTATTTTATGCCTGAGATCATCGGCGCTGGCGCCGCGTTCCTTGACTATGATCAGGACGGTGACCTCGATATTTACTTGATCAACAGCGGTTCGCATCGTAACAACAAAGGATCAAACGATCAAACGGCAAAAAACCGCCTGTTTCGTCAGGAGTCGAATGGTGTTTTTGCCGATGTCACCGCAACCTCCGGTTTAGGCGATACCGGCTACGGGATGGGTGTCGCCTGCGGTGACGTGGATAATGACGGCGATGTCGATGTTTATGTCACCAACTATGGCCCTGACGCCCTCTATCGCAATAACGGCGACGGCACGTTTATGAATATCTCCCAAGCGGCGGGCATTGCCAACCCGCGGTGGGGAAGCTCCGCGATTTTTTTAGACTACAACCGCGACGGGTTTTTGGATATTTACGTGGCCAACTACCTGGCGTACGATCCCTCACATCTTTGCATGGATCGCGCCGGCAGGCCGGAATATTGCGGCCCCGAGGTTTTCTCCGGTGTTCCGGACGTGCTGTATCGCAATAATGGCGACGGCACTTTTACCGATGTCTCGGTTCAATCAGGCATTGCCCAGGGCCGCTTAAAAGGACTGGGCGTGCTCAGTTTTGATTATAATGGCGATCATTATCCGGATATCTATGTGGCCAATGATGGCGAGCCGAATCATCTCTGGATCAATCAACGCAACGGCACGTTTCAGGATCAAGCGCTGAAGTTGGGCGCCGCCGTAAATTCGTTGGGACGTCCGGAAGCCGGCATGGGCCTCGCCTTGGGCGATGTGGACAACGATGATGATTTTGATTTATTCGTTACCCATTTGCGCTTTGAAAGCAACACCCTGTATCGCAACGCCGGCGCCCATGGCTTCCAGGATGATTCGGCGCCGTCGGGTTTGGCCGGCCCCACCGTGCCTTATACCGGCTTTGGCGCCGGATTTCTTGATTACGACCACGATGGCGATCTCGACCTGGCTGTGGTCAACGGCAGGATCGCGCGAGGCCCGCTCTTGACCAACAACGATCCGCCTGGCTATTGGGATGCTTATGCCGAGCCGAATATGTTATTTGAGAATGAGGGCGGGGGAATTTTTCGCGAAGTGGGCAATCAGGCGCCGGCGTTTTGCGGCAGAATTGAAAACAGCCGGGGCTTGGCGTTTGGGGATGTTGATAACGATGGCGACATCGACCTGCTTGTAACCAATGATGGTGGACGCGCCCGGCTTTATCGCAATGATGTCAAGAACAAGGGCCATTGGCTGCTGATTCGCGCCATTGACCCAAAACTTAACCGTGACGCCATAGGCGCTCAAGTGACGGTGGTGGTCGGCAATCAGAAAATCTCTCGTCTCATGGCGCCCGGTTACAGCTTTCTCTGTAGCAATGATCCTCGCAGCCATTTTGGCCTGGGCTCGGCGTCGGCGGTTGATCACATTATCGTTCAATGGCCCGATGGCCAAAACGAAATTTTCCCAGGCGTCGCTGCGGACCAAATCATGACCTTGCAAAAAGGCCAAACGCGCGAGAGGGATTGATTGCTATTGCGCTCAAACGCCTCATGACTTGATCTTGTTACTTCCTTGGTTTTTCACATCCAAAAGACACAGCTAAAAAAAGCAACCAGGAGCTGAATTTTTGCCGAAAAAACAAACATTTGTTCAACATGCCGGCAAGCACCGTCAACGCGCCAGTCGCGCCGTGCTTGTTTTTTATAGTGCGCTGGGAGCGATGCTGTTGGGTGGCGGTATTTGGGCTTCTAAAAGTTTTTGGATGGACTCCGCAAGCTCGCATTTGTTGCCCAAACCCAACCTTTTGCACGTTGAGCCTCTGGTCGCGCGGAAAATTCAAGCGCTGCGCCGCGAAGTTGAAAAAAACCCCCAAGCCGCTGCTGCCTGGGGAAAATTAGGCATGAGCTTCGATGTCCATGATTTTAAATCCGAAGCGGCGTTTTGCTATCGGCAAGCCGCGACGCTCGATCCCACGGAATTGCGGTGGCTCTATTATTGTGCTCTCGTGCTCAATGAGCTTGGCGATCCGGAGGCCCTGAACTGGTTTGCGCGAAGCCGTCTTTTGCAGCCCAATTACGCACCTTTGCACATCAATTATGCACACGCCCTCTTCAATGCCGGGCGCTTTGAGGAATCGGCTGCGGCGTTTCGTCAGGCGCTCAAAGTGGATCCGAAATCCTCGCATGCCTTGCTGGGTTTGGCGCGCATTGCGTTGGCCCAGGGTGATTTGCCGGCCAGTGAGCGATATGCCTTGCAAGCTGTGGCGATGAAAGCGAAACATCAAGAAGCCCGTGGCCTGTTGGCCGAAGTCTATCGCCGGCTCAATCGACCGGAAAAAGCCGCCAATGAATTGCTCATCGCGCAACGATTACCCCCCGTCACGCCATTGGCGGATTCTTTGCATGAAGAGGTCATCGCCGAAGGGGTGAGCTTTTTGCGCTATCGTGAACGCGGTTTTGCCTACCTCAGCAAAAATCAGATTGAAAAGGCGGTGGGCGAGTTTCAGATGGCGTTGCAATTGAGACCGAATCCGCAAGCGTATTTGTATGTGGGTGACCTGTTGCGCCAGATCAAAAAATATGATCAAGCGCTGGTGCATTATCGCCGGGCGATTGAGCTGCAGCCAGATTCTCCGGTAGCACTTGTCAGTTTGACCGCCGCCCTTTACGAAGTTGGCCAAACCGAAGAGGCGTTTGCCGGAATCGAAAATGCACTGTTGCTTTATCCGGCATTTCCAGCGGCTTATTTGAATCTGGCGACTTTTCACGTGCGTTCCGGCCGACCGGGCGAGGCGATCGCGAGCTTGCGCCGCGGACTTCGTTATACGCCGGATGATCTGCAAATGACCATGCACCTGGCCTGGTTGTTGGCGACGGCCTCGCAAGCCGCCGCTCGCAATGGCGCTGAAGCGCTTCGCCTGGCTACAATCGTTTGTGAAAAGACCGGCTATCAAATTCCGGAGACGCTCGACGTGCTTGCTGCCGCCCAAGCCGAAGCCGGACGATTCAACCAAGCCGTTGCCACGGCGCGCCGGGCGCAGGGGATGGCGGTGGCGGCGGAGCAGTTGGATTTGGCCGGGCAACTTCAAGCGCGATTAAAATTGTATGAATCCAAGCTACCCTATCGGGAATAATGCCAGCGATATGAAAAAGTTTGTGATCCTTGCTGCAGTCGCGCTGCTTGTGCTCGCTTTATTTTATCTCTGGCCGCAAGACCGACTCACTTGGCATCAGGAAAGCGGCTATCGCTGGGCCGAACTGTCTGTTTCAAAATCGAATAAACCCGGCTTCAC from candidate division KSB1 bacterium harbors:
- the zwf gene encoding glucose-6-phosphate dehydrogenase, whose translation is MDSTTIVIFGASGDLTGRKLVPALYNNFRKKRLPENTKIIGSARSAFSDDAFREKMREDIQKFAAPDFDAKTWEEFAPSLHYQPGDMSQLDDYLALEKRLADFEAARSNRLYYLSVAPPFYPIAVSMMGAANMATETEKTGYRRIIIEKPFGRDLNTAKALNSMVHKTFQEKQVYRIDHYLGKETVQNILVLRFANAIFEPIWNRNYVDHVQITVAETVGVGHRAGYYEKSGVLRDMFQNHLLQLLTLIAMEPPAIYEADALRNEKVKVLSAIRWPSEKDLAQHTVRAQYEGYRSEPGVDKNSTTPTYAALQLFVDNWRWQGVPFYMRSGKNMPDKISDITIQFRRPPHQLFGARAGLATNHLSIRVQPDEGLHLRFAAKTPDKGMEMQPVDMEFHYKTSFKETAIPEAYERLLLDALNGDAALFARSDEIEYAWKIIDAIHAGWEGPQAPPMLSYKIGSWGPEAAEAMLARDGRSWAHNSGEHKR
- a CDS encoding Uma2 family endonuclease — encoded protein: MIRTIMATTVETEMPPIALTSPKKKGYSHGRFPERELHPEARTNLTIEEAEALADGRSFELIDGRMVFKMPDRKHSDIQDILHGELYLYFKKNPIGKALPEFSLRLWPEKKRELRTPDIAVLLNENLQGIEKYATRAPDLAIEIVSDDDKVAAVFAKARLYLDKGSRVVWIVFPTEKSVVVMTATERRWESNTLTCPELLPGFRIKVADIFSWPKQKSFRSKKQTRRLRL
- a CDS encoding SusC/RagA family TonB-linked outer membrane protein, translated to MMGKTLRFLAGIALFPVLVLAQDATITGKVTDAAGNPLPGANVILELTNLGAATDANGNYHFTVPAKAVKGQKVRLTARFVGYRSRSEDFNLQAGAISKDFALPQDVLDLDAIIVTGVLEETPKTKMAFSVSHVSDEALKQVPASSPEAALYGKVPGVRIVRGTGQPGTAASIQLRAPTSINTSGRSADPLYIVDGVVIDPSVSGSPLTDIPADDIENIEVVKGASGASVYGSRAANGVVRITTKRGNKLGLDQTKITVRNEFGKSSLENKIKLNQHHNYKIATTSYTDSRGVAVTPGDFVDANGNWLDPRLPTRAEDLFATGISFYDKPYKYVSTGAAKDAAGRLISPRDANGNIIPPTLLSAPFDHMERFFDPGTFMSNTISVSRNMENTNFSVSFGNRTEGGVITGIDGLNRKNVRVALDHKIRRSLSVGLSGLYTITNRDLISSSYDGLFSLTFMAPDANLELINPATGRLYIQPDPTSVEENPLYYTRYNDRDDQRKRILGSFNLRYDPVDWFNVEGNLSFDRSDRNNEMFWPIGYEAIPNATEYTGRYIKGNFADQALNGGMTASFSRRFGALILRAKAQGVFERTEYDATSADGAKLAVQGVRNLGATGQDTRSTGSQFEQVRSSGYSGILSFDYKDRYIGDVHVRRDGSSLFGEDDRWHTYYRASAAYRISQENFWFLPFFEEFKLRGSYGTAGGRPNFFARYETWSVGGGAVTKLNLGNKLLRPEFAKELELGVDTAFLNRFTLDVTYARSNVDDQILFVPLPGYAGYRNQWQNAGTLKTNTIEASLNAAILRSRSFDWKVGVNFDRTRQKIAKLNIPEYRTGPFQIRQGESIGAMFGDRWIRSLDELPPGLPRDQFNVNDDGYVVWVGAGKTFRDGIAQKLWGTSTTLTDERKVNHTFRWGIPIKFSEPVFDRQGNFLRYSNYVKIGETQPDFNLGFHSDFRWKNVHVYTVLDAQIGGDIYNQTVQWGLRENKLGIVDQAGKPDELKKPGLYYQVLYNVNATNSHFVEDGTYLKLRELAVTYTFQQKALSRVFGGLMERLSIGVVGRNLLTFTDYTGYDPETGSNAFSIGNAAVARIDDFGYPNFRTLTGIIEFDF
- a CDS encoding CRTAC1 family protein; translation: MIPNGQPYLFGAMALLFIFAAGCSAPEHENGARKAATATFFTEITEQARLNFVHDAGVDGSYFMPEIIGAGAAFLDYDQDGDLDIYLINSGSHRNNKGSNDQTAKNRLFRQESNGVFADVTATSGLGDTGYGMGVACGDVDNDGDVDVYVTNYGPDALYRNNGDGTFMNISQAAGIANPRWGSSAIFLDYNRDGFLDIYVANYLAYDPSHLCMDRAGRPEYCGPEVFSGVPDVLYRNNGDGTFTDVSVQSGIAQGRLKGLGVLSFDYNGDHYPDIYVANDGEPNHLWINQRNGTFQDQALKLGAAVNSLGRPEAGMGLALGDVDNDDDFDLFVTHLRFESNTLYRNAGAHGFQDDSAPSGLAGPTVPYTGFGAGFLDYDHDGDLDLAVVNGRIARGPLLTNNDPPGYWDAYAEPNMLFENEGGGIFREVGNQAPAFCGRIENSRGLAFGDVDNDGDIDLLVTNDGGRARLYRNDVKNKGHWLLIRAIDPKLNRDAIGAQVTVVVGNQKISRLMAPGYSFLCSNDPRSHFGLGSASAVDHIIVQWPDGQNEIFPGVAADQIMTLQKGQTRERD
- a CDS encoding tetratricopeptide repeat protein yields the protein MPKKQTFVQHAGKHRQRASRAVLVFYSALGAMLLGGGIWASKSFWMDSASSHLLPKPNLLHVEPLVARKIQALRREVEKNPQAAAAWGKLGMSFDVHDFKSEAAFCYRQAATLDPTELRWLYYCALVLNELGDPEALNWFARSRLLQPNYAPLHINYAHALFNAGRFEESAAAFRQALKVDPKSSHALLGLARIALAQGDLPASERYALQAVAMKAKHQEARGLLAEVYRRLNRPEKAANELLIAQRLPPVTPLADSLHEEVIAEGVSFLRYRERGFAYLSKNQIEKAVGEFQMALQLRPNPQAYLYVGDLLRQIKKYDQALVHYRRAIELQPDSPVALVSLTAALYEVGQTEEAFAGIENALLLYPAFPAAYLNLATFHVRSGRPGEAIASLRRGLRYTPDDLQMTMHLAWLLATASQAAARNGAEALRLATIVCEKTGYQIPETLDVLAAAQAEAGRFNQAVATARRAQGMAVAAEQLDLAGQLQARLKLYESKLPYRE